One region of Cottoperca gobio chromosome 19, fCotGob3.1, whole genome shotgun sequence genomic DNA includes:
- the polr3e gene encoding DNA-directed RNA polymerase III subunit RPC5, producing the protein MASGDDDDPIIEEIDVYLAKSLADKLYLFQYPVRPSNMTYDDVNHLSAKIKPKQQKVEVEMAMDAMSPNYCRSKGEQIALNVDGTTYDETTTYSAKMMDKQTFTSIQATTNTSRYAAAVFRKGELHITPLTGILQMRPSFSYLDKADTKTREREAANEGGDSSQDEAEEDVKAITVRFARPESEQARQRRIQSYDFLQKKQAEEPWAHLHYHGVKDGHSEHERQYLFCQSADASENSELVKTPKEYLAMLMPPLAEEKIVKPVGPSNVLSMAQLRTLPLGEQVKTLMKNVKVMPFANLMGLLASGTDSTAALRCIQQVALLVQGNWVVKSDVLYPKNTCSPHSGVPAEVLCRGRDFVMWRFTLERAVMRKEIASIIKLPPEDVKEFLEHVAVPRVNRGWEFLLSTDVEFIKKHTDVAHRQHMLWLGIQSKLEKVYNFSKDDFMPKNSPLPDPVHVSGEQRLQMAQDRAQGSKSSLQKDLDTRRAASSVHIKQEPVNDGEDEPMDTSSIHNGSVNGYPSATSPAFDHTNGNGGSPANTSSLELQDFVKKTFRKHFVLTLNEFKRLFGLHLASMPVGRSIFPSISDHMLQDAILLCQCKQIMVPFPAQTTAATDEQKVFGLWETGEEFDKQRRLLYDLFNKNYRVRRTIVHARLTQEFGEVSKADIDRLLNECCSSYAGMWYLKGTIQS; encoded by the exons ATGGCCAGCGGGGATGATGATGACCCCATTATAGAGGAG ATTGATGTGTACCTCGCCAAAAGCCTGGCAGATAAGCTGTATCTTTTCCAG TACCCTGTCCGACCATCCAATATGACCTATGATGATGTCAACCACTTATCAGCTAAGATCAAACCCAAGCAGCAAAAG GTGGAGGTGGAAATGGCCATGGACGCAATGAGTCCAAACTACTGTCGCAGCAAAGGAGAGCAGATAGCTTTGAATGTGGACGGCACGACTTATGACGAAACCACCACCTATTCAGC GAAAATGATGGATAAACAGACTTTCACCTCCATCCAGGCCACCACCAACACCTCCAGatatgctgctgctgtgtttcgCAAAG GTGAGCTTCACATCACACCTCTGACGGGAATCCTGCAGATGAGGCCGAGCTTCTCTTACCTGGACAAGGCTGACACCAAaaccagagagagggaggcggcCAATGAAG GTGGCGATTCCTCCCAGGATGAAGCTGAGGAGGACGTCAAGGCCATCACG GTGAGGTTTGCTCGTCCAGAGTCGGAGCAGGCGAGGCAGAGGAGGATTCAGTCGTATGACTTCCTCCAGAAGAAGCAGGCGGAGGAGCCCTGGGCTCACCTGCACTACCACGGTGTCAAG GATGGGCACTCGGAGCATGAAAGGCAGTACCTGTTCTGCCAGTCAGCAGACGCCTCGGAGAACTCTGAACTAGTCAAAACTCCCAA GGAGTACCTGGCAATGCTGATGCCCCCTCTTGCAGAGGAGAAAAT TGTGAAGCCTGTTGGTCCCAGTAATGTGCTCTCCATGGCTCAACTCCGCACTCTGCCACTGGGAGAGCAAGTCAAGACCCTGATGAAGAATG TGAAGGTGATGCCGTTCGCTAACCTGATGGGCCTTCTCGCCTCTGGCACGGACTCAACCGCAGCGCTGCGCTGCATCCAACAGGTGGCGCTGCTGGTTCAGGGCAACTGGGTTGTCAAGAG cGATGTTCTGTATCCTAAAAACACCTGCAGCCCTCACAGTGGTGTCCCCGCTGAAGTGCTCTGCCGTGGCCGGGACTTTGTG ATGTGGAGGTTCACTCTGGAGCGCGCTGTGATGAGAAAGGAGATTGCGTCCATCATCAAA CTTCCTCCAGAGGATGTGAAGGAGTTCCTGGAGCATGTGGCCGTTCCTCGAGTCAACCGGGGCTGGGAGTTCCTGCTTTCTACTGATGTAGAATTCATTAAGAAGCACACAGACGTGGCCCACAGGCAACACATGCTGTGGCTTGGCATCCAGAGCAA gTTGGAAAAAGTCTATAACTTCTCAAAAGACGACTTCATGCCAAAGAATTCCCCTCTGCCTG ATCCTGTCCATGTCAGCGGGGAGCAGCGTCTGCAGATGGCGCAGGATCGTGCTCAAGGGAGCAAGTCGTCCCTACAGAAGGACCTGGACACCAGACGGGCAGCAAGCAGCGTCCACATCAAACAGGAACCCGTCAACGACGGGGAAGATGAACCTATGGACACCTCCTCCATCCACAACGGTTCTGTCAATGGTTACCCCAGTGCCACTTCCCCCGCCTTCGATCACACTAACGGTAACGGAGGGAGTCCCGCCAACACGTCATCCCTAGAGCTCCAGGACTTTGTGAAAAAGACTTTCAGGAAGCATTTTGTACTGACGCTGAATGAGTTTAAGAGGCTGTTTGGCCTCCACCTGGCCTCCATGCCGGTGGGACGGAGCATCTTCCCCTCCATCTCGGACCACATGCTACAGGACGCCATACTGCTCTGCCAGTGCAAACAGATAATGGTGCCT TTTCCTGCTCAGACCACAGCAGCCACTGATGAACAGAAGGTGTTTGGTTTGTGGGAGACTGGAGAGGAGTTCGACAAG CAACGTCGGCTACTGTATGACCTGTTCAACAAGAACTACCGGGTCAGGAGGACCATTGTACACGCCCGACTGACGCAGGAGTTTGGAGAAGTATCGAAGGCGGACATCGACCGGCTGCTCAAT GAGTGCTGCAGCAGCTACGCAGGGATGTGGTACCTCAAAGGAACGATACAGTCCTGA